One genomic region from Reichenbachiella ulvae encodes:
- a CDS encoding PhoH family protein — MVEKTITLENIPLAEFLGIENENIDELAAAFPKSKIISRGNEIRIQGATPEIKKINEILNALVDHYHKFGKISKNNITSFINSEEDVFGQDEKDILVFGTRGVKIAPKSQNQQKLVLSSRKNDLVFAIGPAGTGKTYISVAMAVKALKDRQVKKIIITRPAVEAGENLGFLPGDLKEKIDPYLRPIYDALNDMIPSEKLRYYMENGVIEIAPLAYMRGRTLNNAFILLDEAQNTTPMQIKMFMTRMGPDSKVIITGDMSQIDLPTKQKSGLKEAIRILKDVKGIGFVTLDGKDVVRHELVKNIIEAYDKHSDKE, encoded by the coding sequence TTGGTAGAAAAAACTATAACCCTTGAGAACATTCCACTCGCCGAATTCCTCGGTATCGAGAATGAAAATATTGACGAATTAGCAGCTGCATTTCCTAAGTCGAAGATCATCTCGAGAGGCAATGAAATCAGAATTCAGGGGGCTACTCCCGAGATCAAAAAGATCAACGAAATCCTGAATGCACTGGTAGATCACTATCACAAATTCGGCAAAATCAGCAAAAACAATATCACTTCTTTCATCAATAGCGAAGAGGATGTTTTTGGTCAGGACGAAAAAGACATATTGGTCTTTGGCACACGAGGAGTCAAAATCGCTCCTAAGTCTCAGAATCAACAAAAGCTGGTACTAAGCTCACGCAAAAACGATTTGGTTTTTGCCATTGGACCTGCCGGTACAGGTAAAACTTACATATCTGTAGCCATGGCTGTCAAGGCGTTGAAGGACAGACAGGTCAAAAAAATCATCATCACCCGCCCAGCGGTGGAAGCGGGTGAAAACCTGGGTTTTCTTCCAGGTGATTTGAAAGAGAAAATCGATCCTTATTTGAGACCCATCTACGATGCGCTCAATGACATGATCCCTTCAGAAAAACTCCGCTACTACATGGAGAATGGCGTGATCGAAATCGCTCCCTTGGCCTACATGAGAGGACGTACGCTCAACAATGCATTTATCCTGCTGGATGAGGCGCAAAACACCACTCCCATGCAGATCAAAATGTTTATGACGCGTATGGGACCTGATTCTAAAGTGATCATCACTGGAGACATGTCTCAGATCGACCTACCGACCAAACAAAAGTCGGGGTTGAAAGAAGCCATTCGAATCCTGAAAGATGTGAAAGGCATTGGTTTTGTTACTTTGGACGGGAAAGATGTCGTTCGTCACGAATTGGTCAAAAACATCATCGAAGCATACGACAAGCACAGCGACAAGGAATAA
- a CDS encoding ComEC/Rec2 family competence protein, protein MLPWSRFPFLRITACLILGILINAHFAIVPTGWTIALLTIVFLTLFSIYPFIRNKASLTIGAIALLLIVLIGAIRFSVYNQNDTVAAEKHFRKTEKYSAVVKSYPQNKTKYYIYQIETIHALQDTSLTAIHQKIQLYIEKGEHTTPPLQYGDLIEVTGKPFRINGPSNPHEFDYAHYMSLQKIYFQQFCQSQEIEIMNSQCANPLLTATYRIRTYFEALIEKAVPRQEEQGIALALLLGIKDRLDPETKASYASVGAMHVLAVSGLHVGVIYYLLALFFKPIKTAVVREVVLPILSIVILWLYALLTGFSPSILRAVTMFSIIILAKALNRQSSIYNSIALSAFILLFINPNQLFAVGFQLSYLAVIGIVYIFDIIYPLWSPNSWLGDKIWTITSVSIAAQIATAPISIYYFHQFPSYFLVSNLFVIPAAFVIMGEGIFLLLADSIYATPWPGLLLSYTIRLVNWLIECVQMIPGSLLDWLYLSEAQTLLLYLSIVLFFAFLEFKKLKWFVAVFLCLITFSSLDIRNLYLQNKKHELVFYHTRDNQAIDHIQGLKAQLYTLDSIQDRSLMEYQLHPNRLASHLPPLQNPITIKNQDSLSNMGLHPMVIQKKRLLFISEESKDLQFNDRLKCDYLVIQNNAVKKLERLRSKYEYDSMVFSQSNSFYQILDWENQAKTLQLPFVSMKESYFTLKIE, encoded by the coding sequence ATGCTGCCTTGGTCACGCTTCCCATTTCTCAGAATTACCGCTTGCCTCATATTAGGCATTCTGATCAACGCTCATTTTGCGATTGTTCCTACTGGCTGGACCATAGCTCTATTGACTATAGTCTTTCTGACTCTTTTCAGCATCTATCCTTTTATCCGCAACAAGGCGAGTCTAACAATAGGCGCTATAGCGCTTTTATTAATTGTACTCATTGGAGCCATCAGATTTTCAGTCTATAACCAAAATGATACAGTTGCAGCTGAAAAGCATTTCCGAAAGACGGAAAAATACAGCGCAGTGGTAAAGTCTTACCCTCAAAACAAGACCAAATACTACATCTATCAGATCGAAACCATTCACGCTCTACAAGACACTAGCCTCACTGCCATCCATCAGAAAATCCAGCTGTATATCGAAAAAGGTGAGCACACCACTCCCCCACTGCAGTATGGTGATTTGATTGAAGTCACTGGCAAGCCTTTCCGAATCAACGGTCCTAGCAACCCACATGAATTCGACTATGCCCACTACATGTCCTTGCAGAAGATCTACTTCCAGCAGTTTTGCCAATCTCAGGAGATAGAAATCATGAATTCCCAATGTGCTAATCCGCTGTTGACAGCTACCTATCGCATCAGGACATATTTCGAAGCACTGATCGAAAAAGCAGTCCCGAGACAGGAAGAACAGGGAATCGCCCTAGCCTTACTACTCGGCATCAAAGACCGCCTGGATCCTGAGACTAAGGCCTCTTATGCTTCTGTAGGCGCCATGCATGTTCTGGCTGTATCTGGCTTACATGTTGGAGTGATTTATTATCTGCTCGCCCTATTTTTCAAGCCCATTAAAACAGCAGTAGTTAGGGAAGTGGTCTTGCCCATTCTCAGCATAGTCATTCTCTGGCTCTATGCTTTGCTCACTGGTTTTTCTCCCTCGATCCTTCGTGCAGTCACCATGTTTAGCATCATCATTTTGGCAAAAGCACTGAATCGGCAATCCAGCATATACAATTCCATAGCGCTATCGGCTTTTATACTCCTATTCATCAATCCAAATCAGCTCTTTGCAGTGGGTTTCCAGCTGTCTTATCTGGCAGTGATTGGTATCGTTTACATTTTTGACATTATCTACCCACTCTGGAGCCCCAATAGCTGGCTGGGGGATAAAATCTGGACCATTACTTCCGTATCCATCGCGGCACAGATTGCCACAGCCCCGATCAGCATTTATTACTTCCATCAGTTCCCCAGCTACTTCCTGGTATCGAATCTCTTTGTTATCCCTGCAGCTTTTGTCATCATGGGCGAGGGCATCTTCTTGCTCCTTGCAGATAGTATCTACGCCACCCCCTGGCCCGGCTTGTTGCTCAGCTATACCATTCGACTCGTCAACTGGCTGATCGAGTGTGTCCAGATGATCCCGGGCAGTTTGCTGGATTGGTTGTATTTGAGTGAAGCTCAAACCTTATTATTATACCTATCAATAGTATTATTCTTTGCCTTTTTGGAATTCAAAAAGCTGAAGTGGTTCGTAGCTGTTTTCCTATGTCTTATCACCTTTAGCAGTCTGGATATCCGCAATCTTTACCTCCAAAACAAAAAGCATGAATTGGTATTCTATCATACCAGAGACAATCAAGCCATTGACCATATTCAGGGGTTAAAGGCTCAGCTCTATACCCTGGACAGTATACAGGACCGATCCCTCATGGAATACCAACTCCACCCCAATCGACTGGCGTCCCATCTACCTCCCTTGCAAAATCCCATTACAATCAAAAATCAGGACAGCCTATCCAATATGGGTTTACACCCCATGGTAATTCAAAAAAAACGCCTATTGTTCATTAGCGAAGAATCCAAAGATCTTCAATTCAACGATAGACTGAAATGTGACTATCTGGTCATTCAGAATAATGCGGTTAAAAAACTCGAAAGGCTAAGAAGCAAATATGAATATGACTCGATGGTCTTTTCACAGAGCAATTCCTTTTATCAGATTCTAGATTGGGAAAACCAAGCCAAAACACTCCAGCTTCCTTTTGTATCGATGAAAGAAAGTTATTTCACCCTTAAAATCGAATGA
- a CDS encoding tellurite resistance TerB family protein has translation MSNIHLNILIQLAKADGVIVQEEIDMIHEVGRANGMTDEEIRECYEQEMDLDNLSSLSDDEKYELIYSIVQLMKIDGKLYNEEIKYCAKMAAKLGYEESVLFELMLKIYADPDLCADKEALKKHIQEFLIS, from the coding sequence ATGTCAAACATCCACCTAAACATACTCATACAACTGGCGAAAGCCGATGGTGTCATAGTGCAAGAAGAGATCGATATGATTCATGAGGTGGGTAGGGCCAATGGAATGACTGATGAAGAAATCCGCGAATGCTATGAGCAAGAGATGGATTTGGATAACCTAAGTAGTCTCTCTGATGACGAAAAATATGAGTTGATCTACTCCATTGTTCAATTGATGAAGATCGATGGTAAACTCTACAATGAAGAGATCAAATACTGTGCAAAAATGGCTGCTAAGCTAGGATACGAAGAAAGTGTTTTGTTTGAGCTGATGCTGAAAATCTATGCCGATCCGGATCTATGTGCAGATAAAGAGGCATTGAAGAAGCACATTCAAGAATTTTTGATTTCCTGA
- a CDS encoding acyl carrier protein phosphodiesterase — protein sequence MNYLAHIYLSFGKEKIAIGNVIADFVKGKKLYDYEGEIQKGIIIHREIDRFTDHHPIVKQGKRRLSEYRHYSGVIMDMYYDHLLAKNWHKYSKENLKDYTQRYYELFEANRDIIPEKAYYLLYHMSKGNWLYNYQYVEGLKSALDGMSVRTPFESGMDRATKNLIEDYALLEKEFAVFFEQITDHIHNFTAELKIE from the coding sequence ATGAATTACCTCGCTCACATATACCTTTCCTTCGGCAAGGAAAAAATAGCCATAGGCAACGTCATCGCAGATTTTGTGAAAGGCAAAAAACTTTACGACTATGAGGGCGAAATCCAAAAAGGCATCATTATCCATCGCGAAATCGACCGATTTACAGACCATCACCCCATCGTAAAACAAGGAAAAAGGCGTTTGTCAGAATATCGACATTATTCTGGCGTGATCATGGACATGTACTACGATCATCTATTGGCAAAGAATTGGCACAAGTACTCCAAAGAAAACCTGAAAGACTACACGCAGCGATATTACGAGCTTTTTGAGGCGAATAGGGATATCATACCGGAGAAGGCCTACTACCTGCTCTACCATATGTCCAAAGGCAATTGGCTCTACAATTACCAATATGTGGAAGGATTAAAATCGGCACTAGACGGAATGTCAGTGCGCACGCCCTTCGAATCAGGCATGGATCGCGCCACCAAAAATCTGATAGAGGACTATGCCCTTTTAGAAAAAGAATTTGCCGTGTTTTTCGAGCAAATAACCGATCACATTCATAATTTTACTGCCGAATTGAAAATTGAATGA
- the crcB gene encoding fluoride efflux transporter CrcB has product MIKAALFVGMGGFLGSVGRYLISHWVLKYFPGFTPSGTLAVNILGCFILGFLMHTTSKLEKEYFLLLTTGFCGGFTTFSTFGVENLRLVMDHQHGTALAYMGGSLIFGLLAAGIGYYLGKTLIA; this is encoded by the coding sequence ATGATCAAAGCAGCTCTATTTGTCGGAATGGGTGGTTTTTTAGGCAGTGTGGGCCGCTATTTGATTTCCCATTGGGTACTAAAATACTTTCCTGGCTTCACTCCCTCCGGCACTTTAGCAGTGAATATACTCGGATGCTTCATCCTAGGCTTTCTGATGCACACCACGAGCAAATTAGAAAAAGAATATTTCCTCCTGCTCACTACCGGCTTTTGTGGTGGCTTTACCACTTTCTCAACCTTCGGAGTAGAAAACCTTCGCCTCGTCATGGATCATCAACATGGAACCGCATTGGCATATATGGGTGGCAGCCTGATTTTTGGACTATTGGCAGCAGGCATCGGCTATTACCTAGGCAAAACATTAATCGCATAA
- a CDS encoding CocE/NonD family hydrolase — MNKHFNHILASFIFFSFLFFSCENEKESYSPVRSSEDSLYVVQNYDKEEVYIEMRDGIKLFTAIYTPKEKGDYPIILFRTPYSVKPYGTEPTDYRKDLGPNMDLVKDKYIFVYQDVRGKFMSEGEFVNMTPHNGIVNNRRVNESTDTFDTIEWLITNTDNNGNVGQWGISYPGFYTAAGMIDSHPALKAVSPQAPIADWFFDDFHHHGAFFPSHAFGFFSFFGVPRDSLTTEWAPRFDFGTEDGYAFYKDITPLSKANSKHLLDQIPFWNEMAAHPNYDVFWQEKNILPHLNNINCAVLTVGGWYDAEDLYGPLNIYQTVEENNPKINNTIIMGPWSHGAWRRTEGDYLGDVYFGEKTATFFNNEVITPFFNHYLKGEGEADLAEAIMFETGTNQWRKFDQWPPVNLQYSKLYFKQQNELSYTPPQANEYGADIFTSDPTNPVPFTQYPNLRIPKEYMVEDQRFVQDRKDVITYMTEELSEDLTLAGPITAKLVVKTDQSAADWVVKIIDVYPDSLAAFPHQPDKPMGGYQQMVRSEAIRGRFRNSYEKPEPFVAKEEAEIELELQDVLHTFKKGHRLMVQIQSSWFPLIDINPQTYVDNIFEAEEKDFVVAKHFIGRSGTNPSYIKVGILKD; from the coding sequence ATGAATAAGCATTTCAACCACATCCTCGCTAGCTTCATTTTCTTTTCCTTCCTTTTCTTTTCTTGTGAGAACGAAAAAGAAAGCTATTCACCCGTAAGAAGCAGTGAGGATTCTTTGTATGTAGTTCAGAACTACGACAAGGAAGAAGTCTACATCGAGATGCGGGATGGCATCAAATTGTTCACTGCCATCTACACACCCAAGGAAAAAGGCGATTATCCAATTATCCTCTTTCGTACTCCCTATTCCGTGAAACCTTATGGAACTGAGCCAACAGACTATCGAAAAGATCTCGGCCCTAATATGGACTTGGTTAAAGACAAATACATTTTCGTCTATCAGGATGTAAGGGGTAAGTTCATGTCTGAAGGCGAGTTCGTTAACATGACTCCCCATAATGGAATAGTCAATAACCGAAGAGTCAACGAAAGCACGGACACCTTCGATACCATCGAATGGCTAATTACCAACACAGACAACAATGGAAACGTAGGTCAGTGGGGCATTTCCTACCCTGGATTCTACACTGCAGCCGGAATGATCGATTCTCACCCCGCCTTGAAGGCTGTTTCACCGCAAGCCCCTATCGCGGACTGGTTCTTTGACGATTTTCATCACCATGGTGCCTTTTTCCCTTCTCATGCTTTTGGATTTTTTAGCTTTTTTGGTGTTCCAAGGGATAGCCTAACGACTGAATGGGCACCTCGCTTCGATTTTGGAACAGAGGATGGCTATGCTTTCTACAAAGACATAACGCCTCTTTCGAAAGCCAATTCAAAACATCTTTTGGATCAAATTCCTTTTTGGAATGAAATGGCTGCCCACCCTAACTATGATGTATTTTGGCAAGAAAAAAACATCTTACCCCACTTGAACAACATCAACTGCGCAGTGCTGACAGTGGGTGGATGGTACGATGCAGAAGATCTCTATGGCCCGCTTAACATCTACCAGACGGTTGAAGAAAACAACCCTAAGATCAATAATACGATCATCATGGGACCATGGAGTCACGGAGCATGGCGAAGAACGGAAGGAGACTATCTGGGCGATGTGTATTTCGGAGAGAAAACCGCTACCTTTTTCAATAATGAAGTGATTACCCCTTTCTTCAACCACTATCTCAAAGGTGAGGGAGAAGCTGATCTGGCAGAAGCCATCATGTTCGAAACGGGAACCAACCAATGGAGGAAATTCGATCAATGGCCTCCTGTCAACCTGCAATACAGCAAGCTTTATTTCAAGCAGCAAAATGAATTGAGCTATACCCCACCTCAGGCAAATGAGTATGGAGCGGATATTTTCACAAGTGACCCGACCAATCCCGTACCTTTCACCCAATATCCAAACCTGAGGATTCCTAAAGAATATATGGTAGAAGATCAGCGCTTTGTTCAGGATCGTAAGGATGTCATCACCTATATGACCGAAGAACTTAGTGAAGATTTGACACTAGCAGGCCCTATTACTGCTAAACTGGTAGTTAAAACGGATCAAAGCGCCGCAGACTGGGTCGTCAAGATCATTGATGTTTACCCAGACTCCTTAGCGGCATTTCCTCACCAACCAGACAAACCTATGGGTGGCTATCAGCAGATGGTCAGAAGTGAAGCCATCAGAGGAAGATTCAGAAATAGCTACGAAAAACCTGAGCCCTTCGTGGCGAAAGAGGAAGCTGAAATCGAATTAGAACTACAAGACGTCTTGCATACTTTCAAAAAAGGCCACCGACTGATGGTTCAGATACAAAGCAGCTGGTTCCCTTTAATAGACATCAATCCTCAGACCTATGTGGACAATATATTCGAAGCTGAAGAGAAGGATTTTGTTGTAGCTAAGCATTTTATAGGCAGGTCGGGAACCAATCCTTCTTATATCAAGGTTGGGATTCTGAAAGATTAA
- a CDS encoding DMT family transporter — protein MTKSPSTLQAYLQLHLIVLIWGATAILGKLISISPYGVVLFRTTIAAFGIFCIIWFQKIDYRLPRKEIAKIAGTGILIGLHWITFFLAARLSNISICLAGIATTSLWTSFIDPLVNKRRIKFYEPVLGMLSVVGIILVFNASFDQFLGLSVAILSAILASTFTVINGRLIATKNHYTISMYEMMGAAVITALIIPVVMVLDGSDLSMHVGIQEWDWAYISFLSLVCTVFAYSLGVKLMKQLTAFSINLTINLEPVYGILMALLIFKEDEHMDSGFYVGTAIIIVSVLLYPLVRRWARHRNMDSEVLQ, from the coding sequence ATGACAAAGAGCCCATCTACTCTCCAGGCCTATCTTCAGCTACATTTGATTGTGCTGATCTGGGGTGCAACAGCCATTTTAGGGAAATTAATCTCTATTTCTCCGTATGGAGTAGTTCTGTTTCGAACCACCATTGCGGCATTCGGTATCTTTTGCATCATTTGGTTTCAGAAGATTGATTATAGATTGCCCAGGAAGGAGATTGCTAAAATTGCAGGGACAGGCATACTGATTGGATTGCATTGGATCACCTTTTTTCTCGCTGCTAGATTGTCTAATATATCGATTTGCCTGGCGGGTATTGCAACCACTTCCTTATGGACGAGTTTCATCGATCCATTAGTAAACAAAAGAAGAATTAAATTTTACGAGCCTGTTTTGGGAATGCTTTCAGTAGTTGGGATCATCTTAGTGTTTAATGCTTCCTTTGATCAGTTTTTGGGGCTTAGTGTGGCTATCTTATCTGCCATCTTAGCTTCTACCTTTACTGTGATTAATGGTCGTTTGATTGCGACGAAAAATCACTATACCATCTCGATGTATGAAATGATGGGGGCGGCTGTTATTACTGCACTTATTATTCCTGTGGTCATGGTCTTAGATGGAAGCGATCTTTCTATGCATGTAGGGATTCAGGAATGGGATTGGGCTTACATCTCTTTTTTAAGCTTGGTTTGTACGGTGTTTGCCTACTCATTGGGGGTGAAGCTAATGAAACAACTGACTGCCTTCTCTATTAATCTTACGATCAATCTTGAGCCAGTTTATGGGATTTTGATGGCGCTTTTGATCTTCAAAGAAGATGAACATATGGATTCTGGTTTCTATGTTGGTACAGCTATAATTATCGTTTCTGTTTTGTTGTATCCGTTGGTAAGACGCTGGGCCAGACACCGTAACATGGATTCGGAAGTGCTGCAATAG
- a CDS encoding LptF/LptG family permease, producing MKIKLLDKYIFKKFISTFVFVVALLVIVIMVIDFTEKNEKFIKNDVPTDLIFYYYLSFMPWIANLIAPITVFIATVLVTAGMAAKTEIVAMLAGGISFRRLLLPFFVGSLLIAATTFYVNGWMIPNSNKYRIAFEVEYLKKPFYFNERDIHFKIGPEQYLYLQRYNNRSEVGYKVTLEEIIGTELKQKLEARKMTWDDSLERWQFKDWELRTIHEFGETFTKGDEIDTVLSITPEDFDNKYQLNETMNLDELNEYIALLRERGADDVGVYEIEKYIRYMLPFTAIILTFMGVSVSAEKSTRGGAGFKIALGFLIAFVFIIMFILVKAIAEAGSMNPLFAIWIPNIIGTVITLILYRFVPK from the coding sequence GTGAAAATTAAGCTTCTCGATAAATACATCTTCAAAAAATTCATTTCGACCTTCGTGTTTGTGGTGGCCCTTTTGGTCATTGTGATCATGGTGATTGACTTTACAGAGAAGAATGAGAAGTTTATCAAGAACGATGTGCCAACGGACTTGATCTTCTACTATTATCTCAGTTTTATGCCGTGGATAGCCAATCTGATTGCACCTATCACGGTATTTATCGCTACAGTATTGGTGACGGCTGGTATGGCCGCAAAAACTGAAATTGTAGCCATGTTAGCTGGTGGAATTAGTTTTAGACGCTTGTTGCTGCCTTTCTTTGTTGGGTCATTGTTGATAGCGGCGACCACATTCTATGTCAACGGCTGGATGATTCCGAACTCGAATAAATATCGGATCGCATTCGAAGTAGAATATTTAAAGAAGCCCTTTTATTTCAATGAAAGGGATATTCATTTTAAGATCGGACCAGAACAGTACCTCTATCTTCAGCGCTACAATAACCGATCAGAAGTTGGCTATAAGGTAACCCTGGAAGAAATCATAGGGACAGAACTAAAGCAAAAACTTGAGGCCAGGAAGATGACCTGGGATGATTCGTTAGAAAGATGGCAGTTCAAAGATTGGGAATTAAGAACCATCCATGAGTTTGGCGAAACTTTTACGAAGGGAGATGAAATAGATACGGTGCTCAGTATCACTCCGGAAGACTTTGATAATAAGTACCAGCTTAATGAGACCATGAATCTGGATGAGCTCAATGAATACATTGCGTTGCTCAGGGAACGAGGAGCTGATGATGTCGGCGTTTATGAGATCGAAAAATACATTCGCTATATGCTTCCCTTTACGGCCATCATTTTGACCTTTATGGGGGTGTCAGTATCTGCGGAAAAATCCACTAGAGGAGGTGCAGGCTTTAAGATCGCTTTGGGCTTTTTGATTGCCTTCGTTTTCATCATCATGTTTATTCTGGTCAAGGCCATAGCTGAAGCGGGTTCTATGAATCCCTTGTTTGCGATATGGATTCCTAATATTATTGGAACCGTCATTACGCTGATACTTTATCGATTCGTACCCAAATGA
- the tgt gene encoding tRNA guanosine(34) transglycosylase Tgt — protein sequence MEFKLETTDPKSKARAGKIVTDHGEIETPIFMPVGTAGTVKAVHQRELKEDVKAEIILGNTYHLYLRPGLDVIEAAGGLHKFNGFDRPMLTDSGGYQVYSLKHRRKITEEGVKFQSHIDGSKHNFTPEGVMDIQRTIGADIIMAFDECTPYPCDRKYARESMEMTHRWLKRCCDRFDSTEPKYGYSQTLFPIVQGSTYHDLREKSAETIASFGREGNAIGGLSVGEPAEMMYESTDLVCSILPQDKPRYLMGVGTPENILECIALGVDMFDCVMPTRNARHGLIYTSEGIINIKNKKWEKDFSPLDPNLGGYVDTAYSKAYVRHLIHSNEFLASQIASIHNLAFYLWLVKEARKHIQAGDFAVWKNTILPKISSRL from the coding sequence ATGGAATTCAAACTAGAAACAACTGATCCAAAATCAAAGGCAAGAGCCGGAAAAATTGTTACTGATCATGGGGAGATCGAAACCCCGATCTTCATGCCAGTAGGAACCGCCGGTACGGTAAAGGCTGTGCATCAGCGAGAACTGAAAGAAGATGTCAAGGCAGAAATCATTTTAGGTAATACCTATCACTTGTATTTGAGACCAGGACTGGATGTGATTGAAGCGGCCGGAGGCTTACACAAGTTCAATGGCTTTGACAGACCGATGCTGACAGATAGTGGAGGCTATCAGGTGTATTCTCTCAAGCATAGAAGAAAGATAACAGAAGAGGGCGTGAAGTTTCAGTCTCATATCGATGGCTCAAAGCACAATTTCACGCCTGAAGGTGTAATGGATATACAGCGAACCATAGGCGCTGATATCATCATGGCCTTTGATGAATGTACGCCTTATCCATGTGATAGGAAGTACGCCAGAGAGTCGATGGAAATGACGCATCGCTGGCTCAAGCGTTGCTGTGATCGATTTGATTCGACAGAGCCTAAATATGGCTACAGTCAAACGCTTTTTCCTATTGTTCAAGGAAGTACTTACCATGACCTAAGAGAGAAATCTGCAGAGACCATTGCTTCATTTGGAAGAGAAGGGAACGCTATCGGTGGCTTGTCTGTAGGGGAGCCTGCTGAGATGATGTATGAGTCTACAGATTTGGTTTGCAGTATCCTGCCACAGGATAAGCCGAGGTATTTGATGGGAGTAGGGACGCCGGAAAATATTTTGGAATGTATAGCGCTTGGTGTAGATATGTTCGATTGTGTGATGCCTACCCGAAACGCCAGACATGGTCTGATCTATACCTCCGAGGGGATCATCAACATCAAGAATAAAAAATGGGAAAAAGACTTTTCTCCTTTGGATCCTAATCTGGGGGGCTATGTAGATACTGCTTACAGCAAGGCCTATGTAAGACATCTGATTCATAGCAATGAGTTTTTAGCATCTCAGATCGCCAGTATTCATAATTTGGCTTTTTATTTGTGGCTGGTCAAAGAGGCCCGAAAACACATACAGGCAGGAGATTTTGCGGTCTGGAAAAATACTATATTGCCAAAAATTTCATCAAGACTTTAG
- a CDS encoding glycosyltransferase, translated as MTEIFLYILLSSTGILTIYWLVAWIKIGTYRSSKKSSNQEGVSVIVCAHNELENLKSLIPLLEKQQHPNFEIIIVDDRSDDDTYDYMLERQSEKIKNVRVNQVHDHINAKKYAITLGIKAAKNDILLLTDADCTPASDQWIKEMTDGFTADTDFVIGASTYESSKGFLGQFIRYETLLTAQNYLGWAMAGNPYMAVGRNLAYRKAKFLENKGFNKFQHVTGGDDDLLVNQLARKKNTKVVIGETSLTRSEPKNSWSAYYRQKLRHLSVSKYYRLKDKILLGLQSLSNLVFWLSLIILATQTQQYEIPAGVLLFRWVFLSNLNYFTSKKIGDRMNSWLVPVLDLFYVLFVTITGTIAIFTKKVKWK; from the coding sequence ATGACGGAAATTTTCTTATACATTTTACTTTCTTCTACAGGCATCCTGACCATTTATTGGTTGGTAGCCTGGATCAAAATCGGAACTTATCGCTCTTCAAAGAAATCTTCAAATCAGGAAGGTGTATCAGTTATCGTATGTGCACACAACGAACTAGAGAATCTCAAAAGTCTGATTCCATTACTCGAAAAACAGCAGCACCCTAACTTTGAAATCATCATAGTAGATGATAGATCCGATGATGACACTTATGATTACATGCTCGAAAGGCAATCTGAGAAAATCAAAAATGTAAGAGTCAATCAAGTACATGACCATATCAATGCCAAGAAATACGCCATCACCCTAGGAATCAAGGCAGCTAAAAATGACATCCTGCTACTGACCGATGCGGATTGCACACCTGCTTCTGATCAATGGATCAAAGAAATGACCGATGGCTTTACTGCTGATACGGATTTTGTCATTGGAGCCTCCACCTATGAAAGTAGCAAAGGGTTTCTGGGGCAATTCATTCGCTACGAAACACTTCTTACTGCACAGAATTACCTTGGTTGGGCCATGGCGGGCAATCCATACATGGCGGTTGGAAGAAACTTGGCTTATCGCAAAGCTAAATTCCTGGAAAACAAAGGCTTCAACAAATTCCAACATGTAACTGGTGGAGATGACGACCTATTGGTTAATCAACTGGCGCGAAAGAAAAACACCAAAGTGGTGATTGGAGAGACAAGTTTGACCCGTTCTGAACCAAAAAATTCCTGGTCAGCTTATTATCGTCAAAAACTTAGACATTTGAGCGTCAGTAAGTATTACAGACTGAAAGACAAGATTCTTTTGGGACTTCAAAGCCTCAGCAACCTCGTGTTTTGGTTGTCTTTGATTATTTTAGCCACACAGACCCAACAATATGAAATTCCGGCAGGTGTACTTCTGTTTAGATGGGTATTCTTATCTAATCTGAATTATTTCACATCCAAAAAGATTGGAGATCGTATGAATAGTTGGCTAGTACCGGTTCTTGATTTATTTTACGTATTGTTCGTTACGATCACAGGGACTATCGCGATATTCACTAAGAAGGTTAAATGGAAGTAA